One stretch of Acropora muricata isolate sample 2 chromosome 12, ASM3666990v1, whole genome shotgun sequence DNA includes these proteins:
- the LOC136894002 gene encoding somatostatin receptor type 3-like → MLDPTALIFVIISAIEAVLIIVGNSFAIFVFWTQTFPQRRTCLLLINLSAADLLVGVAESLFLATTETIPIRRHEGEASRLLPFVVFASCASVLFLALISLERVCAVFWPVRHRVSSLEIYVCSIVTVWFIGLVFGVLCLLSLYFKEVNRGFVSAPIPICLFVSFLVTCISCVKIRRRVICTPREQNTSNTRNRLDASNARLSRTLFGVFAISFLLWFPTLVFFATKCLCPSCFPTGLDHSEEALSALRLANSMANPFVYSFKMPAFKNALGRLRRRRRQNIEIRPAQEEKRKRLGQGLECYPTLELRAENAIHSSSGRLFRKKLKGMDMAPEGFQPWLPNFAWLQV, encoded by the coding sequence ATGTTGGATCCAACGGCCCTAATATTCGTCATCATCAGTGCAATTGAAGCAGTATTGATCATCGTTGGaaattcatttgcaatttttgtgTTCTGGACTCAAACTTTTCCTCAACGACGAACTTGTCTTCTCTTGATCAACCTATCAGCTGCTGATTTGCTTGTTGGTGTAGCAGAATCCCTTTTCTTAGCTACTACAGAGACTATTCCAATACGGAGGCACGAAGGAGAAGCGAGTCGTTTGCTCCCATTTGTAGTCTTTGCGTCCTGTGCGTCAGTGCTTTTCCTGGCTCTAATCTCTCTTGAACGTGTTTGCGCAGTGTTCTGGCCAGTTCGACATCGCGTATCAAGCCTTGAAATTTATGTCTGCAGTATCGTTACCGTCTGGTTCATTGGGCTTGTCTTTGGAGTACTGTGTTTGTTATCACTGTATTTCAAGGAAGTGAATCGGGGATTCGTTTCAGCTCCAATTCCtatttgcctttttgtttcctttcttgTTACCTGTATCAGTTGTGTTAAAATACGACGGCGAGTGATATGCACACCGAGAGAACAAAACACATCTAACACCCGCAACCGCCTTGATGCCAGCAACGCGCGACTTTCCAGAACACTGTTTGGTGTCTTTGCTATTTCGTTTTTGCTTTGGTTTCCAACTCTTGTTTTTTTCGCTACCAAATGCCTCTGCCCGAGCTGTTTTCCTACAGGTTTGGATCACTCTGAAGAGGCTCTGAGTGCTTTGCGCCTGGCAAATTCCATGGCGAACCCATTTGTTTACAGCTTCAAGATGCCGGCATTTAAAAATGCTTTGGGAAGACTTCGGCGGAGGAGGCGACAGAATATTGAAATAAGGCCAGCGCAGGAGGAAAAGAGAAAGAGATTAGGTCAAGGTTTGGAATGCTATCCTACTCTTGAGTTGAGAGCGGAAAATGCAATCCATTCAAGTTCTGGTCGCTTATTTCGCAAGAAATTAAAAGGAATGGACATGGCTCCCGAAGGCTTCCAACCTTGGCTCCCAAACTTCGCTTGGTTACAGGTTTGA
- the LOC136893236 gene encoding glucose-dependent insulinotropic receptor-like produces MLDKTDAAFVIINATEAVLIIVGNSLAIFVFWTQNFRQRRACLLLINLSAADLLVGVAESLILASMKIQIQGQEGDATSPFLPFLIFASCTSIFFLALISLERVCAVLWPFRHRVSSLQIYVCSIVTVWFIGLVFGVLCLLSLYFKEVNRGFVLALTSTCLFVSFLVTCISYVKIRRRVICTPREQNTSNTRNRLDASNARLSRTLFGVFAISFSLFLPAFVVLIAKPFCRKCFPPILWRSVFALGLANSMVNPLVYSFKMPAFKCVLGRLRRRWRQNIEIRPQQ; encoded by the coding sequence ATGCTGGATAAAACGGACGCAGCATTCGTCATCATCAACGCAACTGAAGCAGTATTGATCATCGTCGGAAATTCACTTGCAATTTTTGTCTTCTGGACTCAAAATTTTCGTCAACGACGAGCTTGTCTTCTCTTGATCAACCTATCAGCTGCTGATTTGCTTGTTGGTGTTGCAGAATCTCTAATCTTAGCCTCTATGAAAATTCAAATACAGGGACAAGAAGGAGACGCGACAAGTCCTTTCCTCCCATTTCTAATCTTTGCGTCTTGTACATCAATCTTTTTCCTGGCTCTTATCTCTCTTGAACGTGTCTGTGCAGTATTGTGGCCATTTCGCCATCGCGTATCAAGCCTTCAGATTTATGTCTGCAGTATCGTTACCGTCTGGTTCATTGGGCTTGTCTTTGGTGTACTGTGTTTGTTATCACTGTATTTCAAGGAAGTGAATCGGGGTTTTGTTTTAGCTCTCACTTCTACTTGcctttttgtttcctttcttgTTACCTGTATCAGTTATGTTAAAATACGACGTCGAGTGATATGCACACCGAGAGAACAAAACACATCCAACACCCGCAACCGCCTTGATGCCAGCAACGCGCGACTTTCCAGAACACTGTTCGGTGTTTTTGCCATTTCGTTTTCGCTTTTTCTTCCAGCCTTCGTTGTGTTGATCGCAAAACCTTTCTGCCGGAAGTGTTTTCCTCCAATTTTGTGGCGCTCAGTGTTCGCTTTGGGCCTGGCAAATTCAATGGTGAACCCACTTGTTTACAGCTTCAAGATGCCAGCATTTAAATGTGTTCTGGGAAGACTTCGGCGGAGGTGGCGACAGAATATTGAAATAAGGCCACAACAATAG